One segment of Streptomyces sp. NA02950 DNA contains the following:
- a CDS encoding MFS transporter, which translates to MLPPLLRQTDFRWFFTGQLVSLLGSSMAPVALSLAVLNASGRANDLGVVVAARMVPLLVFLLIGGATADRLPRRTVLVAANLGSALTQGCVAAVLLTDHYSLLVVAGLEFLNGVLAAFTTPALRGLVPELVAKGDLRQANSLPSSVRNGTKVFGPSISGLLVVAVGGGPAIGFDALTYLLAAGCLARLPAAVGATVPAAHRVTLRRDLREGWAQFRGTRWVWSCTLSFCAINLVQTGTWQVLGPELTKQLSSEATWGFLLSARGLGMLLMSTLIYRITVRHLLRAGQLACALGALPLLAIGAQLRTPWLITAAFVADLGTSLTGTAWDTSLQEHIPPRVLSRVAPTTPCSPTSPIPSASSPSVRSRTPSVASTWRLPPPSATQPRPCSPWPLRPSATCDTRRPRCQ; encoded by the coding sequence GTGCTTCCTCCCCTTCTTCGGCAGACAGATTTCCGCTGGTTCTTCACCGGACAGCTTGTGTCGCTGCTCGGCAGTTCGATGGCGCCCGTCGCGCTGTCCCTCGCGGTGCTCAACGCGTCGGGCCGGGCTAACGACCTCGGTGTCGTGGTAGCCGCGCGCATGGTGCCACTGCTCGTCTTCCTCCTCATCGGGGGCGCCACCGCCGACCGCCTGCCGCGGCGGACCGTCCTGGTAGCCGCCAACCTCGGCTCCGCGCTCACCCAGGGCTGTGTCGCCGCAGTCCTGCTGACCGATCACTACTCACTGCTCGTGGTGGCCGGACTGGAGTTCCTCAACGGCGTGCTCGCCGCATTCACCACGCCCGCGCTGCGCGGACTGGTCCCGGAGCTGGTCGCCAAGGGCGACCTGCGGCAGGCCAACTCACTGCCTTCCTCCGTGCGCAACGGCACCAAGGTCTTCGGGCCGAGCATCTCAGGGCTGCTGGTCGTCGCGGTCGGCGGTGGACCGGCCATCGGCTTCGACGCGCTGACGTACCTGCTGGCTGCCGGCTGCCTCGCCCGGCTCCCCGCCGCGGTGGGGGCCACCGTCCCCGCAGCACACCGAGTCACACTCCGGCGCGACCTGCGCGAGGGATGGGCGCAGTTCCGAGGAACCCGCTGGGTCTGGTCCTGCACCCTCTCCTTCTGCGCGATCAACCTCGTGCAGACCGGCACCTGGCAGGTCCTCGGCCCGGAACTCACCAAGCAGCTGAGCAGTGAGGCAACGTGGGGATTCCTGCTCAGCGCCCGAGGTCTCGGCATGCTGCTGATGAGCACGTTGATCTACCGGATCACGGTCCGGCACCTGCTCCGCGCCGGCCAGCTCGCCTGCGCCCTCGGCGCTCTCCCGCTACTCGCGATCGGCGCGCAGCTTCGTACGCCATGGCTGATCACCGCCGCCTTCGTGGCAGACCTCGGCACCTCGCTGACGGGAACCGCCTGGGACACCTCCCTGCAGGAGCACATCCCACCTCGCGTCCTCTCCCGCGTCGCGCCTACGACGCCCTGCTCTCCTACATCTCCAATCCCATCGGCCAGCTCTCCGTCGGTCCGCTCGCGAACGCCTTCGGTGGCTTCCACGTGGCGACTACCGCCGCCCTCTGCTACGCAGCCGCGGCCCTGCTCCCCCTGGCCTCTCCGTCCGTCCGCCACCTGCGACACGCGCAGACCGAGGTGCCAATAA
- a CDS encoding DUF817 domain-containing protein, whose protein sequence is MRKIFGAIRQLISFTVLQARCCAFAVALLGGIGVSRVLPHLPVARYDLVLVYGVLLTLVARRLGWESGRDTMVIAVCHVIGLLFELVKVHMGSWSYPEDAVTKIAGVPLYGGFMYAAVAGYVCRAWDLFQLRFTGYRATATTVVATAVYLNFFTHHWLPDARWLLAAAMLAVTARASVGFTVGVRRYRMPLALSFVLIGFFLWVAENAATYAGAWSYPHQLGGWQPVALGKFGAWALLISVTFVLTERVKSADRRMVSEERPDNTAATAATAVDSDLRCPSKSS, encoded by the coding sequence ATGCGCAAGATCTTCGGCGCGATACGCCAGCTGATCAGCTTCACGGTATTGCAGGCGCGCTGCTGTGCGTTCGCCGTGGCGCTCCTGGGCGGCATCGGCGTTTCCCGTGTACTGCCGCACCTGCCGGTCGCCCGGTACGACCTGGTGCTCGTCTACGGAGTGCTGCTCACCCTCGTCGCGCGCCGGCTGGGGTGGGAGAGCGGGCGGGACACCATGGTGATCGCCGTGTGCCATGTCATCGGCCTGCTGTTCGAGCTGGTGAAGGTGCACATGGGGTCCTGGAGTTACCCGGAGGACGCGGTGACGAAGATCGCCGGTGTGCCACTGTACGGCGGGTTCATGTACGCGGCCGTCGCCGGCTACGTGTGCCGCGCCTGGGACCTGTTCCAACTGCGCTTCACCGGTTACCGCGCCACCGCGACCACCGTGGTCGCGACAGCCGTCTACCTCAACTTCTTCACCCACCACTGGCTTCCGGACGCTCGCTGGCTCCTGGCCGCCGCGATGCTGGCCGTCACCGCCCGGGCCTCGGTCGGCTTCACCGTCGGCGTGCGCCGCTACCGCATGCCGCTGGCGCTCTCCTTCGTACTGATCGGATTCTTCTTGTGGGTGGCGGAGAACGCGGCCACCTACGCCGGGGCCTGGAGCTACCCCCATCAGCTCGGTGGTTGGCAACCCGTGGCACTCGGCAAGTTCGGCGCCTGGGCCCTGCTGATCAGCGTCACATTCGTGCTGACCGAACGCGTGAAGTCGGCCGACCGCCGAATGGTGAGCGAGGAACGCCCCGACAACACCGCGGCGACCGCGGCGACCGCGGTGGACAGCGACCTTCGCTGCCCGTCGAAAAGCAGTTGA
- a CDS encoding GNAT family N-acetyltransferase has product MPTLFLAPIRFSAQELSEVAGLYASNPSYCRAAGEYDPERIPGDRLEDDLREEAGTDGCEVLLARDTGGRLVGLVCLLDRHPVDGFPWIGLLMVHGNLRRRGVGRQLTAIVEERLRKRHHHGIRLAVLENTPSSTAFWSSLGWREIDRRPDNQHGRPCVVMHKQLA; this is encoded by the coding sequence ATGCCCACGCTGTTTCTTGCCCCCATCCGGTTCTCCGCGCAGGAGCTATCCGAGGTGGCCGGCCTCTACGCGAGCAACCCCTCGTACTGCCGTGCCGCGGGCGAGTACGACCCCGAGCGCATTCCCGGCGATCGCCTCGAGGACGATCTGCGTGAAGAAGCCGGCACCGACGGCTGCGAGGTGCTGCTGGCCCGCGACACCGGGGGACGGCTCGTCGGCCTCGTCTGCCTCCTCGACCGCCACCCCGTGGACGGCTTCCCCTGGATCGGTCTGCTCATGGTGCACGGCAACCTGCGCCGCCGGGGGGTGGGGCGGCAACTGACCGCTATCGTGGAAGAACGGCTCCGGAAACGGCACCACCATGGCATCCGGCTCGCTGTCCTGGAGAACACACCGTCGTCCACGGCCTTCTGGAGTTCCCTGGGCTGGCGGGAGATCGATCGCCGCCCTGACAACCAGCACGGCCGTCCGTGCGTGGTGATGCACAAGCAACTGGCCTGA
- a CDS encoding DUF2268 domain-containing protein → MKIVVHDTASAMIDLLRRPLEERPDALGDMLSPLQSAMSVMGDMDLVQMHQMGGGFRLDREDPRYLPALRRMRDAGVWNQIEDSLTAAWGRISGAVPGIKHAETVHVVLVLGDPDDDHLTVRSSGYFGTGGIPGAIHLLMWPTDTSLAKIGHAAAHELHHNVRYANVVWNPTTVTVGEHVVAEGLAEAFVRELAGEQAMGPWSKALAGAELDSAYERITADIDVAGMQNLTAYVLGDATAQRMGQQPVGMPDFAGYAAGLRIVDAHLAASGLTAAQSTSLSAREILVNAGVPTSA, encoded by the coding sequence ATGAAAATCGTTGTTCACGACACGGCATCCGCCATGATCGACCTCTTGCGGCGACCGCTGGAGGAGCGGCCCGACGCCCTGGGAGACATGCTCAGCCCGCTCCAGAGCGCGATGTCCGTCATGGGGGACATGGATCTGGTCCAGATGCACCAGATGGGCGGTGGCTTCCGACTCGACCGTGAGGACCCGCGGTACCTGCCCGCGCTGCGCCGGATGCGGGACGCGGGGGTGTGGAACCAGATCGAGGACTCTCTCACTGCCGCGTGGGGGCGGATCAGCGGGGCGGTACCCGGCATCAAGCATGCCGAGACCGTTCATGTCGTCCTGGTACTCGGTGACCCCGACGACGACCACCTGACGGTGCGCAGCTCCGGCTACTTCGGTACGGGCGGCATCCCCGGTGCGATCCACCTGCTGATGTGGCCCACCGACACCAGCCTCGCGAAGATCGGCCACGCCGCCGCGCACGAGCTCCACCACAACGTGCGCTACGCGAACGTGGTCTGGAATCCCACGACCGTCACGGTCGGCGAACACGTCGTCGCGGAGGGACTGGCCGAGGCGTTTGTCCGCGAGTTGGCCGGTGAGCAGGCCATGGGCCCGTGGTCGAAGGCGTTGGCCGGCGCCGAACTGGACAGCGCCTACGAGCGGATCACCGCCGATATCGACGTGGCCGGGATGCAGAACCTGACGGCGTACGTCCTCGGCGACGCCACCGCGCAGCGGATGGGTCAGCAACCGGTGGGGATGCCGGACTTCGCCGGGTACGCGGCCGGACTGCGGATCGTGGACGCGCACCTGGCGGCCTCCGGTCTGACCGCTGCCCAGAGCACCTCCCTGTCGGCGCGTGAGATCCTCGTCAACGCGGGCGTGCCGACCAGCGCCTGA
- a CDS encoding YceI family protein translates to MKLFTRNPSPRRAVVPPVPAVPPDPAVLPDPALAGLTGEWIIDPAHSRIGFSVRHAMVTTVRGAFTEYESRLYFDGSNPALSQAEVVMSTASVQTGVEQRDAHLIGRDFFDAATHPRMSFTSTAVQLVGKDVYRMTGNLTIRDVTRPVVLELTYIGHVTDPFGYERVGFDGTTTINRSDWGLTYSAKLAEGGAMVSEKVRLQFDIAAIRTAPAG, encoded by the coding sequence ATGAAATTGTTTACCCGCAACCCCTCACCCCGTCGCGCGGTGGTGCCACCCGTTCCGGCGGTTCCCCCGGATCCAGCTGTCCTGCCGGATCCCGCCCTCGCCGGGCTGACCGGAGAGTGGATAATCGATCCCGCGCACAGCAGGATCGGTTTCTCCGTCCGGCATGCCATGGTGACGACGGTCCGCGGCGCCTTCACGGAGTACGAGAGCCGTCTCTACTTCGACGGCAGCAACCCGGCTCTCTCCCAGGCCGAGGTCGTGATGTCCACCGCCAGTGTCCAAACCGGTGTGGAACAGCGCGACGCCCACTTGATCGGCCGTGACTTCTTCGACGCCGCGACCCATCCGCGGATGAGTTTCACCAGCACCGCCGTGCAACTCGTGGGCAAGGACGTCTACCGCATGACGGGCAACCTCACCATCAGAGATGTCACCCGCCCCGTCGTCCTGGAGCTCACCTACATCGGACATGTCACCGACCCGTTCGGCTATGAGCGAGTCGGCTTCGACGGCACGACCACCATCAACCGTTCCGACTGGGGCCTGACATACAGCGCCAAACTGGCCGAGGGTGGCGCCATGGTGAGCGAGAAGGTCCGCCTCCAGTTCGACATCGCCGCCATTCGCACTGCCCCGGCCGGATAG
- a CDS encoding aminoglycoside phosphotransferase family protein, with protein sequence MCAGRMHAGEPDIDASLVHRAIAAQFPQWADLPVEPVRSVGTSNAMYRLGGDMVVRLPRTAGTADDVDREHTWLPRLAPSLPVAVPVPLAKGMPIEGYPWPWSVYRWLDGENPLPGRVAEPGLFAKDLAEFVTTLREIDPVGGPSSYRGESLEARDATTRSAITELRGTVDVEAVTGVWDTALKAPAWAGSPVWIHADLQPGNLLMAQGRLSAVIDFECLGLGDPAVDLIVAWYVVPAGARGAFRDAVEADAATWTRGRGWALSIALLELAHYRETNPTMAAIARHVIHELVADAWHTG encoded by the coding sequence ATGTGTGCTGGAAGGATGCATGCCGGAGAGCCGGACATCGACGCCTCTCTTGTGCACCGGGCGATTGCCGCGCAGTTCCCGCAGTGGGCGGACCTTCCGGTCGAGCCGGTCCGCTCCGTCGGTACGTCCAATGCCATGTACCGGCTCGGCGGGGACATGGTCGTGCGACTGCCCCGAACCGCGGGAACCGCCGACGATGTCGACAGGGAGCACACGTGGCTGCCACGGCTTGCTCCGTCGCTTCCGGTTGCCGTTCCGGTGCCGCTGGCCAAGGGAATGCCGATTGAAGGCTACCCCTGGCCCTGGTCGGTCTACCGCTGGCTGGACGGCGAGAATCCACTCCCCGGACGTGTCGCCGAACCCGGCTTGTTCGCGAAAGACCTCGCTGAATTCGTCACCACGCTGCGCGAGATCGATCCCGTGGGCGGGCCTTCCTCCTACCGCGGTGAGTCCTTGGAGGCACGGGACGCCACTACACGCTCCGCGATCACGGAACTGCGCGGCACCGTCGACGTCGAAGCGGTGACCGGAGTATGGGACACCGCCCTGAAAGCACCCGCGTGGGCGGGCTCGCCGGTGTGGATCCACGCAGACCTGCAACCGGGCAATCTGCTGATGGCCCAGGGGCGGCTCAGTGCCGTCATCGACTTCGAATGCCTGGGACTCGGCGATCCCGCCGTCGACCTGATCGTGGCGTGGTACGTAGTGCCCGCGGGTGCGCGCGGCGCCTTCCGGGATGCCGTGGAGGCCGACGCCGCCACCTGGACGCGAGGACGCGGCTGGGCGCTGTCGATCGCGCTCCTCGAATTGGCCCACTACAGGGAAACGAACCCGACCATGGCGGCGATCGCACGTCATGTCATCCACGAGCTCGTCGCTGACGCCTGGCACACGGGATAA
- a CDS encoding TetR/AcrR family transcriptional regulator, protein MAYAGLTTERLTRAGAELADEVGFDQVTVSELARRFDVKVASLYSHVKNSQDLKTRIALLALEELAERAADALAGRAAKDALTALANVYRDYAREHPGRYAAAQLRLDPEAAAAGAGGRHAQMTRAILRGYDLTEPDQTHAVRLLGSVFHGYVSLEMGGGFSHSAPDTQETWSRILDALDILLRNWPTR, encoded by the coding sequence ATGGCGTACGCAGGACTGACTACCGAACGCCTGACCCGGGCCGGGGCGGAACTGGCCGACGAGGTCGGCTTCGACCAGGTGACCGTCTCGGAACTGGCCAGACGCTTCGACGTCAAGGTCGCGAGTCTCTACTCGCATGTGAAGAACTCCCAGGACCTCAAGACCAGGATCGCGCTGCTCGCCCTGGAGGAGCTCGCCGAACGGGCCGCCGACGCCCTGGCCGGGCGGGCCGCCAAGGACGCCCTCACCGCCTTGGCGAACGTCTACCGCGACTACGCCCGCGAGCATCCCGGCCGCTACGCCGCGGCCCAGCTCCGGCTCGACCCGGAGGCGGCGGCCGCCGGCGCCGGGGGCAGGCACGCACAGATGACACGGGCGATCCTGCGCGGCTACGACCTGACGGAGCCGGACCAGACGCATGCGGTCCGGCTGCTGGGCAGCGTCTTCCACGGCTACGTCAGCCTGGAGATGGGGGGAGGGTTCAGCCACAGCGCCCCCGACACACAGGAGACCTGGTCACGGATCCTGGACGCGCTCGACATTCTGCTGCGGAACTGGCCGACGCGCTGA
- a CDS encoding GNAT family N-acetyltransferase: MTSSFSSSFPSTQLDLTTDRLVLRPWTTAEATSVLADTRSSHWADDFPAEGDRVIASLFEDHPDWLGAHGHRLVIERDSGLVVGSIGLFWPPDDGTLEIGYGIVESRRGRGYASEATRALAEFALTAPGVRTVFANVELSNPASVRVLEKAGFHRWTTEEQVARFRFTEPDRRG; this comes from the coding sequence GTGACGTCCTCATTCTCATCCTCGTTCCCATCAACGCAGCTCGATCTGACCACCGACCGTCTCGTTCTGCGGCCCTGGACCACGGCCGAGGCCACCTCGGTCCTCGCCGACACCAGGTCGTCGCACTGGGCGGACGACTTCCCCGCCGAAGGCGACCGCGTCATCGCGAGCCTCTTCGAGGACCACCCCGACTGGCTCGGTGCACACGGCCACCGTCTGGTCATCGAACGGGACAGCGGTCTGGTGGTGGGGTCGATCGGCCTGTTCTGGCCGCCCGACGACGGCACCCTCGAAATCGGATACGGCATCGTGGAGTCCCGCCGTGGCCGGGGCTACGCCTCCGAGGCGACCCGGGCCCTGGCGGAGTTCGCCCTCACCGCCCCAGGTGTCCGGACCGTGTTCGCCAACGTGGAGCTGTCGAACCCGGCCTCCGTGCGGGTGTTGGAGAAGGCGGGTTTCCACCGCTGGACCACCGAGGAGCAGGTGGCGCGCTTCCGGTTCACGGAGCCCGACCGGCGCGGGTGA
- a CDS encoding N-acetyltransferase family protein produces the protein MDAVRVRPMRKDDLPSAERASAATFLEAERVTRRVSDPEPEPRSAEASRQWIARMGFFLRIDPRGCWVAVDTEEAADTVVGFAISQNRGGLWYLATYGVLPGHQGRGVGRRLMDAALAHADGRPGIFSSSVHPGATRRYRLAGFSLHPQMRMIGTVDRSTLPVVDGLREGGADDIGWMDQLDRRLRGAGHGPDHAYLLGIQRLVVSRDGDRPGYVYMDIHGHATLLAAARPDTAQNLLWEALATSRGTTLVNCITSPNEWAVDVGLAARLDIGQEGYIAVRDMPVPAPYLASGHFL, from the coding sequence ATGGACGCTGTGCGGGTCAGGCCGATGCGCAAGGATGATCTCCCGTCGGCGGAACGGGCGTCGGCAGCGACGTTTCTCGAGGCGGAGCGGGTCACCAGGCGGGTCAGCGATCCAGAGCCCGAGCCTCGCTCCGCGGAGGCCTCACGGCAGTGGATCGCACGCATGGGTTTCTTCCTGCGGATCGATCCGCGGGGCTGCTGGGTCGCGGTGGACACGGAGGAAGCCGCGGACACCGTCGTGGGCTTCGCCATCTCGCAGAACCGCGGCGGTCTGTGGTACCTCGCGACCTACGGTGTCCTGCCCGGCCACCAGGGGCGGGGAGTCGGCAGACGACTGATGGACGCCGCCCTCGCCCACGCCGATGGACGTCCGGGCATCTTCTCCTCCAGCGTCCACCCCGGCGCCACCCGCCGGTACCGGCTGGCGGGCTTCTCCCTGCACCCGCAGATGCGGATGATCGGCACCGTCGACCGCTCGACGCTCCCCGTGGTGGACGGCCTCCGCGAGGGCGGGGCCGACGACATCGGGTGGATGGACCAGTTGGACCGGCGGCTGCGCGGCGCGGGTCACGGTCCGGACCACGCATACCTGCTGGGCATCCAGCGGCTCGTCGTGTCCCGGGACGGCGACCGGCCGGGCTATGTGTACATGGACATCCACGGGCACGCCACGCTGCTGGCCGCCGCGCGTCCGGACACCGCACAGAACCTGCTGTGGGAGGCGCTGGCCACGTCACGGGGAACCACTCTGGTCAACTGCATCACCAGCCCCAACGAATGGGCGGTCGACGTCGGACTGGCCGCCCGTCTCGACATCGGCCAGGAAGGCTACATCGCCGTCCGGGACATGCCCGTCCCCGCGCCCTACCTGGCCAGCGGACACTTCCTCTGA
- a CDS encoding tellurite resistance TerB family protein, translated as MAMWDRIKDQAKALQQQRGHGTGSSGGHGRPGSGGRSKAQLVGVLKTQLTSLKTELKSGAYRDASMAVCALVAAADGHVDPAERQHVESLILSNDVLQNFPPDQLRTRFNKHVDLMTADFARGKAEALQEVAKAAKKPAEARAVVQTGIVVAGADGSVAPAEEQVLREVCGVLGLSSAEFGI; from the coding sequence GTGGCGATGTGGGATCGGATCAAGGACCAGGCCAAGGCCCTCCAGCAGCAGCGGGGCCATGGGACCGGTAGCTCCGGGGGACACGGGCGCCCCGGCTCGGGCGGCAGATCCAAGGCTCAGCTGGTCGGTGTGCTCAAGACACAGCTCACATCGCTCAAGACGGAGCTGAAGAGCGGCGCCTACCGGGACGCCAGCATGGCCGTGTGCGCCCTGGTGGCGGCCGCCGATGGGCATGTCGACCCCGCGGAGCGACAGCATGTCGAGTCGCTGATCCTCTCCAACGACGTCCTGCAGAACTTTCCGCCCGACCAGTTGCGCACCCGGTTCAACAAGCACGTCGACCTGATGACGGCCGACTTCGCCCGGGGCAAGGCGGAGGCGCTCCAGGAGGTGGCCAAGGCGGCCAAGAAGCCCGCCGAGGCCAGGGCCGTGGTCCAGACCGGCATCGTGGTGGCGGGTGCCGACGGCTCTGTGGCGCCCGCCGAGGAGCAGGTGCTTCGGGAGGTGTGCGGCGTGCTCGGGCTGTCTTCGGCGGAGTTCGGCATCTGA
- a CDS encoding helix-turn-helix transcriptional regulator: MVLLRLDSMALSRSRFALSPLAETLGSMIVLSRPGTDPWLSAWYSRHQAVFRARLNADPFAKGLVRLIGSTKYLPDHLTLPPMGGMGTTLESELAEVVLIPDETVRHGLEQAVAHSWKDHDLTWLSGRDWSTRTAELFRDVWRDHLAGDWPRRRALLERDVTYRAGLLAAYGWPRALQQMSRRSAWVGTDAIRFSDRPGPDRIVGADGMLFVPVTKQRGSWLCKGPAGPHALVYPARGTGETAGRGRTAHTLARLLGPGRATILRELERPATSSELAAQLDQSLGTIGGHLGVLREAELVVGTRVGRRVVYRRTELGEQLAGDAKRRDTGSHNPW; encoded by the coding sequence ATGGTGCTGCTGCGCTTGGACTCGATGGCCCTGTCCCGATCTCGCTTCGCCCTGTCGCCGCTCGCGGAGACGCTGGGCTCGATGATCGTGCTCAGTCGGCCGGGTACGGACCCGTGGCTGTCCGCCTGGTACAGCCGCCACCAGGCGGTGTTCCGTGCCCGGCTGAACGCGGACCCCTTCGCCAAGGGCTTGGTCCGGCTCATCGGCTCGACGAAGTACCTGCCTGACCACCTCACGCTCCCGCCGATGGGTGGCATGGGCACCACGCTGGAGTCCGAACTCGCCGAGGTCGTGCTGATACCGGACGAGACGGTGCGACACGGTCTGGAGCAGGCGGTGGCTCACAGCTGGAAGGACCACGATCTGACCTGGCTCTCCGGGCGCGACTGGTCAACCCGCACGGCCGAACTGTTCCGCGACGTCTGGCGTGACCACCTCGCCGGCGACTGGCCGCGGCGCCGGGCGCTGCTTGAACGCGACGTCACCTACCGCGCGGGCCTACTCGCTGCTTACGGTTGGCCGCGCGCCCTGCAGCAGATGAGCCGTCGTAGCGCCTGGGTCGGCACAGACGCGATCCGCTTCAGTGACCGCCCAGGGCCGGACCGCATCGTCGGCGCCGACGGCATGCTCTTCGTCCCGGTCACCAAACAACGCGGGAGCTGGCTGTGCAAGGGCCCGGCAGGCCCACACGCACTCGTCTATCCGGCACGCGGTACCGGTGAGACAGCCGGCCGGGGCCGCACTGCCCATACGCTCGCCCGCTTGCTCGGCCCAGGCCGCGCCACGATTCTGCGTGAATTGGAACGCCCGGCGACCAGCAGCGAACTCGCCGCGCAACTGGATCAGTCGCTCGGCACGATCGGCGGTCACCTGGGCGTGCTGCGGGAGGCGGAACTGGTAGTCGGTACACGAGTCGGGCGCCGCGTGGTCTACCGTCGCACTGAACTCGGCGAGCAACTGGCCGGAGACGCGAAACGGCGCGACACAGGAAGCCATAACCCTTGGTAA
- a CDS encoding FBP domain-containing protein — MEPLTEQEIRSAFVNCTKGEAKRLSVPRDLADRPWDDLDYLGWRDPQAHDRAYLVTVVGDRPTALALRSPGPASWQRRRSMCSMCLTAHTGGVSLMVAPKAGRARERGNSVGAYICSDLSCSLYVRGKKDAGVGARPQESLTLEEKIERTVANVAAFIAKVTA; from the coding sequence ATGGAGCCGCTGACTGAACAAGAGATCCGTTCCGCGTTCGTGAACTGCACCAAGGGCGAGGCGAAGCGCCTGTCCGTCCCGCGCGATCTGGCCGACCGGCCCTGGGACGACCTCGACTACCTCGGCTGGCGAGACCCGCAGGCCCACGATCGCGCCTACCTGGTCACCGTGGTGGGCGACCGTCCGACGGCCCTCGCGCTGCGCTCCCCCGGCCCCGCCTCCTGGCAGCGGCGGCGCAGCATGTGCTCGATGTGCCTGACCGCCCACACCGGCGGTGTCTCGCTGATGGTCGCGCCGAAGGCGGGGAGGGCCAGGGAGCGGGGCAACTCCGTCGGCGCCTACATATGCAGCGACCTCTCCTGCTCGCTGTATGTACGGGGGAAGAAGGACGCGGGTGTGGGTGCGCGACCGCAGGAATCGCTCACGCTGGAGGAGAAGATCGAGCGGACGGTGGCGAACGTCGCCGCCTTCATCGCGAAGGTGACCGCCTGA
- a CDS encoding alpha/beta fold hydrolase, with the protein MSHPSTTDLTHRLVPSPAGRIHLVEQGSGPLVLLVHGFPESWYSWRHQLPALAEAGWRAVAVDVRGYGRSSRPGAVDAYRMLELVADQVAVVDALGEGSAVIVGHDWGASIAATCALVRPEVFRAVGLLSVPYAPRGGPRPSEVFARMSGPNGVSEEFYISYFQRPGRAEAEIEPDVRGWLAGFYAALSGDTMPAPGAPDPHFLGPGGTLREGFPTDRLPSWLSESELDVYAEEFERTGISGALNRYRNMDRDWEDLAAFDGAPITQPSLFIGGALDASTTWLADAIEEFPRTLPGLVASHILDGCGHWIQQERPEEINRLLIEWLDSLSS; encoded by the coding sequence ATGTCGCATCCGTCCACCACCGACCTCACCCATCGCCTGGTCCCCTCACCGGCCGGCCGGATCCACCTGGTGGAGCAGGGCAGCGGACCGCTGGTGCTGCTGGTGCACGGGTTCCCGGAGTCCTGGTACTCGTGGCGCCACCAGCTGCCCGCACTCGCCGAGGCCGGCTGGCGAGCGGTGGCGGTCGACGTCCGCGGCTACGGGCGTTCGTCCCGGCCCGGGGCGGTGGACGCGTACCGGATGCTCGAGCTGGTGGCGGACCAGGTGGCGGTGGTGGACGCGCTGGGGGAGGGGAGCGCTGTGATCGTCGGACACGACTGGGGCGCGTCGATCGCCGCCACCTGCGCGCTGGTCCGGCCCGAGGTGTTCCGCGCGGTCGGGCTGCTGAGCGTGCCGTACGCTCCGCGCGGTGGGCCCCGGCCCAGCGAGGTCTTCGCGCGGATGAGCGGGCCGAACGGTGTGTCGGAGGAGTTCTACATCTCCTACTTCCAACGGCCGGGCCGCGCCGAGGCGGAGATCGAGCCCGACGTACGCGGCTGGCTCGCGGGCTTCTACGCCGCCCTGTCGGGCGACACGATGCCCGCACCCGGCGCGCCGGACCCGCATTTCCTCGGCCCCGGCGGAACGCTGCGCGAAGGATTCCCCACCGACCGTCTGCCGTCCTGGCTCAGCGAATCCGAACTCGACGTGTACGCGGAGGAGTTCGAGCGGACGGGGATCAGCGGTGCACTCAACCGCTACCGGAACATGGACCGCGACTGGGAGGACCTGGCCGCGTTCGACGGCGCCCCCATCACCCAGCCGTCGCTGTTCATCGGTGGAGCCCTGGACGCCTCCACCACATGGCTGGCCGACGCCATCGAGGAGTTCCCCCGCACGTTGCCCGGCCTCGTGGCTTCGCACATCCTCGACGGCTGCGGCCACTGGATCCAGCAGGAACGACCGGAGGAGATCAACCGGCTCCTGATCGAGTGGCTCGACTCCCTGTCCTCCTGA